In the genome of Chryseobacterium sp. G0186, the window TTTACCTTGTTTAACTGGTCTTCCTGTAGTTTTGTAACGGCATCCTTGTTAAGCGTTACTTCTTTTCCTAGTTTTACTGATTTGTTGCTCATTGTTTTTATTTTTATTGGTTAATTTTTGATCTATAGTTGATTATTGACTATCCACATCCGTTGCAAGATGCTCCGATACAGCTCCAGCTTCCGCCCTCAAGGCTTTGGTCTGCATCACCTACATTCTTTCCACCTTTTACCTTGTTTAACTGATCTTCCTGTAGTTTTGTAACGGCGTCCTTGTTAAGCGTTACTTCTTTTCCTAGTTTTACTGATTTGTTGTTCATTGTTGTTATTTTATTGGTTAATTTTTTGATCTATAGTTGATTATTGATTATCCACATCCGTTGCAAGATGCTCCGATACAGCTCCAGCTTCCGCCCTCAAGGCTTTGGTCTGCATCACCTACATTCTTTCCACCTTTTACCTTGTTTAACTGATCTTCCTGTAGTTTTGTAACGGCATCCTTGTTAAGCGTTACTTCTTTTCCTAGTTTTACTGATTTGTTGCTCATTGTTGTTATTGTTATTGGTTAATTTTTTGATCTATAGTTGATTATTGATTATCCACATCCGTTGCAAGATGCTCCGATACAGCTCCAGCTTCCGCCCTCAAGGCTTTGGTCTGCATCACCTACATTCTTCCCGCCTTTTACCTTGTTTAATTGGTCTTCCTGTAGTTTTGTAACAGCGTCTTTGTTAAGTGTTACTTCTTTGCCTAGTTTTACTGATTTGTTGCTCATTGTTGTTATTGTTATTGGTTAATATTTTGATTCATAATTGATTATTCACAATAATTACAAGTAATATGGAAACAACTAAAGCTTCCCTCAAGGTCCTGATCCATATCCCCTACTTTCTTTCCTCCTTTCAGTTTATTCAACTGATCTTCCTGTAGTTTTGTAACAGCATCCTTGTTAAGGGTTACTTCTTTGCCTAGTTTTACTGATTTATTGCTCATTGTTGTTATTGTTATTGATTAATATTTTGATTCATAATTGATTATTCACAAGAATTACACGTCATATTTATACAGCTCATACTTCCCTCAAGGTCCTGATCAATTCCGCCAATTTTCTTTCCGCCTTTTACTTTGTTTAATTGATCTTCCTGTAGTTTTGTAACAGCATCCTTATTAAGGGTTACTTCTTTTTGTAGTTTTACTGATTTGTTGCTCATTATTATTAATTTTTAAATTTGTTATTCACAAGGATAGTTACAAGAGGTTGCAATACAGCTAAGGCTTTTTGGGGTATCCTGATCTATTACTTTCTCTTTTCCGCCTTTCAATTTATTTAATTGATCTTCCTGTAGTTTAACAATAAGATCTTTATTGATTATAGCTCCTTTTCCTAGTTTTACTGATTTTTTGTTCATTATTATTAGTTTTTTGAGATTTATAATTTTAGCACCTATTACATGTATTCCCTATGCAGCTTATACTTTCTGTATCGATGGTTGGGGAAATATCCAGGGAAGACCCGGACCCCTTCAGTCCTCCTTTTAGTTTGTTCAGCTGATCTTCCTGAAGCTTGGTAATGGCATCTTTATTGAGTGTGGTATTTCTTCCTAGTTTTACTGATTTTTTGCTCATGATAATTGCTTTTTATTTACATACATTTATTACAACTGTTCTTTATGCAGCTAAAGGTGTCTTGAGGGTCCAGATCGTTGGTAGGGTTTAAACCTAGCTGTCTTGAATTGATTCCTCCCTTTAATTTGTTTAGATGATCCTCCTGAAGCTTGGTAATCGTATCTTTATTCAGTAATACCGTTTTTCCTAGTTTGGGTTGTTTCTTCATAATTTTGGTGTTTTTTTAAAGAGCATCGCATTGTAAACTATTACATGAATGCATTAAACAACTTAGAGTAGCATCCATCTCCTGTTCTCTAGAACCAGTACCCCCTTTCAATTTGTTAAGCTCAGTCTCCTGAAGTCTGGTAATAGTATCTTTAGTAAGAATTACCTTTTTTTCTAATTTTACTTGCTTTTTGCTCATCATTTTAGAAGCTTATTGATTGTAGTTATCTATTTCATATCTTACAGTAGGCCTTCTTCCTCCCGTGTATTTTTGTAACTGTTCGTTGTCTAGTTCCTCATGCCATTTCTTAAGCTCTGAGATTGTTTTTTTTACTTTTGATTGGTTCATAATTATTTATTTTTATTTATTTTAATTGGCTCTGTTTACTTCTTCAAGATTTGCTTTTTTGTTATTTCCTTTTACTTTGTTATTCCCAAATTGATAGGTTACACTCAGGTTGAATGATCTTGCATCATAATAATTGTCAGACTTAGTGTAATAATTTGAGTAATAGGCATTCCCTCTAAAATTCATCCCTTTAAGAATATCCTGAACGGTCATATTAACCTGAAGTTTCTTTTCGAAAAGCGATATTCTAAGGCCTGAAGCTAGATTATACATGTTTTCAAACTCGAAGTTTCCTTTTGTATAAGGCAAGTAATGAGAGAAATTCACCAAAAGTGACACTGTTTTTGCTTTGTTCAGATGAACTGTGTTATTAATTGCGTAGTATAATGAATTCGAGCTCAGGCCTTTCACCTGATTTATTAACCCTTTTGATTCTATATAAGAATAGTTTGCTGTTGCATAAAGATCCCATCTTTTAAAAAATGTATTGTAATACGTAGCATTTACTCCTATATTTTGTTCATCATAACTATTTAAATAATTAATCACTCTATAACCATTATTTAAGCCGACTACCTGATCAAAATTATTCGTAGATTTTTGGTAAAAAGCTGTTACAGAAAGCTTATTGTTAAAAACATATCCTAATTCAATATTGTTGCTGAAAGAAGGGGCCAAATAAGGGTTTCCTGTAGCATACGAATACGGATCTAAATATATTGTGGTAGGATTTAATGCTCTTGCAGACGGTCTGCTAATTCTTTTAGAATAGCTTAGCGTAAAGATATTTTTCGTGTTGGGTTTATAGGTCAGATATAAGCTTGGAAACCATTTTCCATAATTACTGTTTACATTTTCTCCATTTCTGGAAATTCCCTCCAGAGATGTAAACTCATATCTTACGCCTGCTTTTCCTTCCCATTTTTCACTAAATACCTTGGATAGCGTTACATAAGAAGCCCAATTGTCTTCTTTATAGGTAAAGTCATTACTTCTAATATTATCATAAATACTCGCTCCGTTTTCATAATTGAAAAAACCAAGCTCTGTATCTGTATTGAATCTCGTGTATTTCCCACCGATTTCTCCTACAAATTTTTTGAATGGAAGATATAAATCAACCTGTCCGGAATAGATCTGATATTTATATCTTGAGCTGATATCATAATCAATATTTGAATTGTTATCTACTTCAGACCTAAGTAAAAACGGATTCTTATTTCTACTATCAAATAAATTTCCACCTACATATAATTTTTTGCCTAGGCTATCCAGCTTTTTATCAAAGTATACATTCAACTGATGATTGTCTACTTTGCTTTCATTAATCGTTTTGGTAGCGATCAAAGAATCTATTACATTTCCTCTCGAATATTTTGAAAATATATCAGAATCACTACCAATTTTAGTATTCGAATAATTATAAATAGCTCCAACAGACGTCTTACTATTGATAGAATAATCAATATTGTAGTTTATGTTATACCCTTGATTTTTATCTAACCTTTTTACTTTATTTTCTACTTGTGATGCATCAAAAATGGTAAGATTTTCAGTAGATATTTTTTCATTATCAAATTGAGAGACCCTTAATGATGTATTAACTTTATTAGATTGATAATTAAGAGCTCCGTTATTAGAAAACCCATTTCTGGATTTTCTTGTATAACTTGTAGAAATATTTCCACTAAACCCTTTCTTAGGATTTTGCTTTAATATAATATTGATTATTCCACTATTTCCTGATGCTTCATATTTTGCAGGAGGAGTTGTGATCACTTCTATTCTCTCAATATTCTCAGATCTTATTGTTCTTAAGTAAGAAACAAGCTCCTTTCCAGATAAATTTACCGGTTTATCATTAATCATGATAGACACTCCGCTCTTTCCTACAATTCCTATATTTCCTTCATCATCAGCTTTTACAAGAGGGGTTGCCGCTAAAACATCCAATCCGTCTACCCCTTTTGAAGCAATTGAATTTTCTGTGTTAAAAACAAATCGGTCTATTTTTCTTTCAAATATCTTTTTCTTTGTTCCTACTAATACCACTTCTTTAATGCCTGCAATTTTTTCTTTAGAAATCGAAATCGTCAGGTTGTTCTGAGAAGGATCAAACATATAATTTTGAGAACTATCTGAGTATCCTGATGCAGATGTAGATACATAATAGTTTCCTCCTTTTGGAACACTTACACTGAATAACCCATTCTCATCCGTAATTTTTTCAGAAATAATGTCTGTTTTATTTTCAGAAGCAAAAATTTTCACAGAAGCAAAAGCTACAGATTGTCCCTGTATGTCTTTCACCTTTCCGTTGATAATATTTTGAGCACTTACTGTAGATATACTTAAAAAAAGTGCGGCTCCTATTAAATTAGACTTTCTCATAATTCTCCTTATTTTTCTGACTCAAAAGTATAGAGTCTCAAAAAGGAAAAGAATTATTTTCGACGAGATGATAATTTTATCGGATAGAAATGGAAAATATAACGGTAAAGCATATTTTGAAATATAAATTTCACCCTTATTCCTTATAAATAGACCCCATATACTATTAATAAATAGAATTATATTTAATAGTAATGTATTTAAAATCAGTTAATTATAGTGTTTTTGTGTTTTGATTGATTGATCTGTTCATATAAACTATATACTCTGCTATTAGTATAGAAGAAGAACCTGTTTCCTAGCAAATTCTTCAGCCTATTGTCCTAGTTAGATCCTATACTCAACAAGAATAAACAGTATATACTAAATATAAATAATATACACAATATATTATTTTATATATTTCAATTACGGAGACATTATCCAAAATTTCAGCTCCGTTTTTCCAATTTATTCAGATTTTTATGTGCTGTTAATCAGCAAGATACAATTTTACGTTTCCCCTCATTTTATCCACATTTATTCTATTTATTACAAAAATTAATAGAGTAGTAAATATTAATATAATTAAGCAAAAATTAAATAGTGCAAAAAATTCCCTTTTAATGGTAGTTTAAGAGGGGTTGAAATTAAATTTTACGGAGACATTATCCAATTTTACGGAGACATTATCCAAATTCACGGAGACATTATCCGATTTTACGGAGACATTATCCAGTTTTACGGAAACATTATCTCAAATTACGGAGACATTATCCTAAATTTTTTCAAGCAAAGAAAAAACAGCTTTTATATAGGCTTCTCCTTTAATATTGATCTCAATTTTCCTTTTTAAATGCTTTGATAATTCAGTATATCCTTTTACTTCATACAGCTTCTTCATTACTCGTACATGCTTCTCATCCAGCCCTCTTTGTTTCTTTAAATACTTGAGTGCTCTTTCTATCTGAAGTTCATTTAAAGTCGGGAATTTACTGTCATAGCCTACAGCATTTTGAGTATTGTAAATCACGAAGCTGTAATTACCATCCTTGTAGGAATAGTTGAAACTAATATCATTGAAGTTATCAAGATCCGCTTTTACCCTAATTAAAAAGTCTCGTTCAAAACGGTAATGTCCCTCATATTTATTCGCCGGAATAAATAATTCTTTTAAGAGCTGTGTATACTCTTTTACGACTCCGCCCAGCTTATTAAACTTTACAAGCCACATCAAAAATCGCAATGTGTTATTAGTAGAGGCATTAAAAGACAAGTCTTTCTTGATAGAATAATACTGCGACATATTCAGTAAATGCTGCATAACGGCTTTATCCATCTTAAAATAGATGTTTTTCTTATTCCAGCTGGGCTCCAAAATAAAAGGAACCGCTTTATACCCGTTAATCGTTTCATCCTTAAGCCTTATCCAATTAATATTGGTCATGTTGATCAATGCTTCCTGGATTACGGAGTTTTTCATTTTCCTATTGGGGTTCAGATCATTGATAGAAACGGAGAAATCGATGACTCCCTGGTGGGCCCATCCCTCAAAATAATCATCAAATGAAAGCTGCTTATTTTTCAGTTCCTCATCAACCGGGGACTTTGTATTGATAAATATAGACTGGTCATCTTTAATGGCAGACAGAATCATGGTGATGATTCTCTGTTCTATGATGGACGTTTCCTGGGAGATAAGAATTTCCCTAAAATCGTTCGATATTAATACTTTTTTCCTAGGCTTAGATGTTAAAGTTTCTCTTTTTACCGGAGGCTGTATTTCTTTTTTAGCCATGAGCAGTGTTTTTTATTTGTATCAGATCTTCGTTAAAATCCTTATTAATAGGCTGATGAATCGTTATAACGTCTTCAAGGCTCCAGACCTGGATGAGCAAACCTACAAAAAATTGAATAGAATCTAATGTATTGGAAATCATAAAGAAATATTGGGTCTTATTTTGGGATAATGTCTCCGTAAAATAGGACTGCGGATATTCCACATGATCTTCAAGTTCAAACTTGGCCTCTGTCTCTTTAAAGAATTGTGATAATACTTTTATTTCCCCTTCAAAATCCCCTGACATTTCAATACAGATATTATTTTTAGACTTCCGGATATGGGTGACAGCATCAATGTAACCCCCAATGATATTAAGGTTAAAATAGCTGCCTGCGAGGTCCTTATCATTTCCAAGGATAATATTGGTGAACTTATTTTTTTTAAAGTATTCTATAATTAATTGAGCCTTTCTAAAGCTTAGTTCTCCGTTTGTAACACAATACTGTACAGATTTACATTGATTAAGCTCCTGAAAACTCATGGCATCAAAGAGGCTTTCAAAAATGGATAATGTCTCCGTGTTATGCAACGTGTTGGAAAATGTAAACCCTATCCCGTTTCTCGATTTTTTATCAAACCATTTTTTATTAAACAGTTCATTTTCTGTAGTTTGAACTCTATTTATGCCTACTATTTTTCCATCAATGTCTTTAAGGTAAAAAGCCAAGCTTTCAGTGGATTGAAAATTGTATGTAAAGAGTACCCCATCAAAAAACTCAGATTTTATGGTCTCTGGAGACAGTTTTCTAAATTCTGTAAGATATTGATGATGCTGATCTATTTTTTGGATAATGTCTCCGTAAACCTGATAATGGTCTTCATTAGAGCCCTCATTTCTTCGTTGGTAACGGGCTATTTCTTTGCTATTGGGGGCAACATAATGATCCATTCCTAAATAGGTTTTAAGCTCCGCATTGATATCAGATGCCTCTGCATTAATGTTATGAAGAATCCTTTTCTTGATGAATTGAATGATATCTCCACTATCCTGGAAAGCAATTGAATAATACATTTTAATCCCTGATTTCTCATGGAAAAAAAAGCGTATGATATCTCCGTTCTTTTCATTCAGGACATAGGCTCTTTTATACTTATCAAAGCTGTATACATTACCCATTTTGAACAAAAAATATTGTTCAATATCCACCTCTTTCTTTATTCTGTCCCAATCCATTAAATAATCCATTAAGAATCGGCTTTAGATCTTCTCCCTCTTTGTTTTTCATCCTCACGAATGTAATCCGGCCTTGGCTGAATATTTTTACCGTATTTCTTTCTTAGCGTTAAGATGCTTTCTTCCAGAAGATCCCAATCTTTAAAATACAGATCTCCTGCAATCACTTTATTATAAGTAACATCTTTTATAAAATCATAGTACTGCCCGGGAATATAAATGGTAGTCGTGGCTTCATATATTTCATCTGAATTCCTTTTTCTTCCTCCTTTCTTTGTTTTTTCCTGTTCACGGATAAAGTCCGGTCTGGCATTCATTGACTTGTAAGCAGGCATGATAAGCTCTAAAGATTCAATGACGGCTTCAGACTGGCTATAAAAAATTTGACGCTCCGCAGTGGCTTTATAAAACACAAGATCTTTCAGGAACTCTAAAGATGCAGCCTTCATAAATACTGTAAATGTTCTTTTGCCCTGGTCTTTTTTTATGTCTTTAGAATATCCTCCGGATGAATCGGCAGTATTATTACCTACTAAAGCTGCTCTGGCCTCTAAAACTTCCTTTTTTACGGGGCGCTTTTTAACAACAACTTCAGCATGAGGCGCCTCAACCACAGAAATCTCCTCTTTTGGATTTTCTTCATGTGCTTCTGCAACAGGTTCTATAGGTGCACTATTATTTTCTATCTCGGAGACATTATCCAATTTTACATCTTCGGCTAACTTTTTTTCTCCTTCTTTCTCTTTTAAAGTTTTAAAGTTCTTAAATAAATTAGCTTTCATATTTTTTAATTTTAGATTTAATTTCTTTTACCAGATCCTTATAATCTTCTGCAGCTCTACTGTTCACATTGACCTGGAAGATGTTTTTACCCTCCTGCTTAGCTTTTTCAATGTTCATATCCTGTCTAATGAATGTATTAAAAAAGTAATCACTGGCATCTTTCTCCTGTTTAATCATCTCACTATACT includes:
- a CDS encoding class I lanthipeptide, with the protein product MSNKSVKLGKEVTLNKDAVTKLQEDQLNKVKGGKKVGDMDQDLEGSFSCVGLSCNGCG
- a CDS encoding class I lanthipeptide, with protein sequence MNNKSVKLGKEVTLNKDAVTKLQEDQLNKVKGGKNVGDADQSLEGGSWSCIGASCNGCG
- a CDS encoding class I lanthipeptide, with protein sequence MSNKSVKLGKEVTLNKDAVTKLQEDQLNKVKGGKNVGDADQSLEGGSWSCIGASCNGCG
- a CDS encoding class I lanthipeptide, with protein sequence MSNKSVKLGKEVTLNKDAVTKLQEDQLNKVKGGKNVGDADQSLEGGSWSCIGASCNGCG
- a CDS encoding class I lanthipeptide; this encodes MSNKSVKLGKEVTLNKDAVTKLQEDQLNKLKGGKKVGDMDQDLEGSFSCFHITCNYCE
- a CDS encoding class I lanthipeptide, with product MSNKSVKLQKEVTLNKDAVTKLQEDQLNKVKGGKKIGGIDQDLEGSMSCINMTCNSCE
- a CDS encoding class I lanthipeptide, which encodes MNKKSVKLGKGAIINKDLIVKLQEDQLNKLKGGKEKVIDQDTPKSLSCIATSCNYPCE
- a CDS encoding class I lanthipeptide codes for the protein MSKKSVKLGRNTTLNKDAITKLQEDQLNKLKGGLKGSGSSLDISPTIDTESISCIGNTCNRC
- a CDS encoding class I lanthipeptide; this encodes MKKQPKLGKTVLLNKDTITKLQEDHLNKLKGGINSRQLGLNPTNDLDPQDTFSCIKNSCNKCM
- a CDS encoding class I lanthipeptide; its protein translation is MMSKKQVKLEKKVILTKDTITRLQETELNKLKGGTGSREQEMDATLSCLMHSCNSLQCDAL
- a CDS encoding outer membrane beta-barrel family protein, yielding MRKSNLIGAALFLSISTVSAQNIINGKVKDIQGQSVAFASVKIFASENKTDIISEKITDENGLFSVSVPKGGNYYVSTSASGYSDSSQNYMFDPSQNNLTISISKEKIAGIKEVVLVGTKKKIFERKIDRFVFNTENSIASKGVDGLDVLAATPLVKADDEGNIGIVGKSGVSIMINDKPVNLSGKELVSYLRTIRSENIERIEVITTPPAKYEASGNSGIINIILKQNPKKGFSGNISTSYTRKSRNGFSNNGALNYQSNKVNTSLRVSQFDNEKISTENLTIFDASQVENKVKRLDKNQGYNINYNIDYSINSKTSVGAIYNYSNTKIGSDSDIFSKYSRGNVIDSLIATKTINESKVDNHQLNVYFDKKLDSLGKKLYVGGNLFDSRNKNPFLLRSEVDNNSNIDYDISSRYKYQIYSGQVDLYLPFKKFVGEIGGKYTRFNTDTELGFFNYENGASIYDNIRSNDFTYKEDNWASYVTLSKVFSEKWEGKAGVRYEFTSLEGISRNGENVNSNYGKWFPSLYLTYKPNTKNIFTLSYSKRISRPSARALNPTTIYLDPYSYATGNPYLAPSFSNNIELGYVFNNKLSVTAFYQKSTNNFDQVVGLNNGYRVINYLNSYDEQNIGVNATYYNTFFKRWDLYATANYSYIESKGLINQVKGLSSNSLYYAINNTVHLNKAKTVSLLVNFSHYLPYTKGNFEFENMYNLASGLRISLFEKKLQVNMTVQDILKGMNFRGNAYYSNYYTKSDNYYDARSFNLSVTYQFGNNKVKGNNKKANLEEVNRAN
- a CDS encoding replication initiation protein is translated as MAKKEIQPPVKRETLTSKPRKKVLISNDFREILISQETSIIEQRIITMILSAIKDDQSIFINTKSPVDEELKNKQLSFDDYFEGWAHQGVIDFSVSINDLNPNRKMKNSVIQEALINMTNINWIRLKDETINGYKAVPFILEPSWNKKNIYFKMDKAVMQHLLNMSQYYSIKKDLSFNASTNNTLRFLMWLVKFNKLGGVVKEYTQLLKELFIPANKYEGHYRFERDFLIRVKADLDNFNDISFNYSYKDGNYSFVIYNTQNAVGYDSKFPTLNELQIERALKYLKKQRGLDEKHVRVMKKLYEVKGYTELSKHLKRKIEINIKGEAYIKAVFSLLEKI
- a CDS encoding toprim domain-containing protein, coding for MDYLMDWDRIKKEVDIEQYFLFKMGNVYSFDKYKRAYVLNEKNGDIIRFFFHEKSGIKMYYSIAFQDSGDIIQFIKKRILHNINAEASDINAELKTYLGMDHYVAPNSKEIARYQRRNEGSNEDHYQVYGDIIQKIDQHHQYLTEFRKLSPETIKSEFFDGVLFTYNFQSTESLAFYLKDIDGKIVGINRVQTTENELFNKKWFDKKSRNGIGFTFSNTLHNTETLSIFESLFDAMSFQELNQCKSVQYCVTNGELSFRKAQLIIEYFKKNKFTNIILGNDKDLAGSYFNLNIIGGYIDAVTHIRKSKNNICIEMSGDFEGEIKVLSQFFKETEAKFELEDHVEYPQSYFTETLSQNKTQYFFMISNTLDSIQFFVGLLIQVWSLEDVITIHQPINKDFNEDLIQIKNTAHG